A DNA window from Trichomycterus rosablanca isolate fTriRos1 chromosome 9, fTriRos1.hap1, whole genome shotgun sequence contains the following coding sequences:
- the si:ch211-191a24.4 gene encoding MARVEL domain-containing protein 3, giving the protein MSEVTRGHRGQRERERERNGGGQRERTGGGQRDHRSSSRPQYSARESSSHSQRARRVPSEEAHESKCTHVCSRRGIVLICTVLTNLLVLFCIVAAYVTLSGMSVANFGGGSFIDVNIPFEGTELQQVRELDMQFGQMRAPGVYGGVAFTLTFGIISLLFVVSSSKPPYLLSPRLLIGQFAFQLIGAVAYVVAVGLYLHFVIKVNSTDVCLKRERLYARNGQTWMNCNVNGADAAVALFGIITTLLYGVGSFLTFRTIQNVKRYNEERVRYEAERPSRSRRAQSSPRPPDIYI; this is encoded by the exons ATGAGTGAGGTGACCAGAGGCCATCGGGGACAGAGAGAGAGGGAAAGGGAAAGAAACGGAGGAGGACAAAGAGAGAGGACCGGAGGGGGACAGAGAGACCACAG GTCGTCATCTAGGCCTCAGTATAGTGCCAGAGAATCCTCTTCACATTCCCAACGTGCGAGAAGGGTCCCTTCAGAAGAAGCACATGAGTCGAAATGTACACATGTCTGTTCCAGGAGAG GAATCGTGCTGATATGCACAGTGTTAACCAATCTACTGGTGCTGTTCTGCATCGTCGCCGCTTACGTAACGCTATCAGGCATGTCGGTCGCTAATTTTGGAGGTGGGAGTTTTATCGATGTCAACATCCCCTTTGAAGGGACGGAGCTTCAGCAGGTGCGTGAACTCGACATGCAGTTCGGCCAAATGAGAGCCCCTGGAGTCTACGGCGGCGTGGCTTTCACCCTCACCTTCGGCATTATCTCGCTTTTATTCGTCGTGTCAAGCAGCAAGCCTCCATACCTGCTTTCACCGAGGCTTCTAATTGGCCAGTTTGCTTTCCAGCTGATTGGAGCTGTGGCCTATGTCGTCGCGGTGGGCTTGTATCTTCATTTCGTGATCAAAGTGAACTCGACAGATGTGTGCTTGAAGCGTGAAAGACTTTACGCACGCAACGGACAAACCTGGATGAACTGTAACGTCAACGGGGCCGACGCAGCCGTGGCATTGTTTGGAATAATAACGACTCTTCTGTATGGTGTGGGCTCCTTTCTTACATTTAGGACAATCCAAAATGTGAAACGTTACAATGAGGAACGCGTTCGATATGAAGCCGAACGACCGTCAAGATCCAGACGTGCCCAGAGTTCACCTCGCCCTCCTGATATTTATATCTGA
- the mep1ba gene encoding meprin A subunit beta yields MHSKILWKSASALTGSTEEDVDQGKDRDIFDINEEAGLDLVEGDLVIDELDGKNTILGEQYRWPTTVPYYLEDSLEINAKGVVLKAFEQYRLKTCIDFKPWSGEPNYISVYKGSGCSSSVGNRRVGKQRLSIGKNCDRLATVEHEFLHALGFWHEQSRADRDDYVSIIWDQIEAGKEHNFNTYGDTVSSALGIPYDYMSVMHYSKTSFNKANEPTIVTKIPEFMDVIGQRMEFSSSDMLKLNKLYNCTRFSTFMDSCSFEQPNICGMIQGNHAKWARFKSAEGGPNTDYTTLGQCNGAGFFMHFSTATRNTGDKAYLESRLFYPKRGHQCLQFYLYNSGGADDHLNIWVREYDNENNPQGELRHIQTITGNNLNSWKLHHVTLDVSQKFRVVFEAVKGLEVSKGGLSLDDINLSETQCPQFQWHIQNFTGLLSTTPANSKIYSPTFLSPDGYSFQVSLYVNGKSSSPDQMAVYFHLTSGPHDSKLKWPCPWRQATIALMDQNPNIQQRMDNQRMITTDPSKTSTDSLGNVEYFWDDPRKVGSLVKNPDGTSYYRGPGSGTSSFITHHRLKSRDFIKGNDAIFLLSLEDVTGLLETQPIPQSVTCGAGCQKESSSPVTSTATVMAGAFMGAVMLLMVVTGVVYSLRKLQKRREADREAGMVPEIVNG; encoded by the exons atgcactccaaaatcttgtggaaa TCAGCTTCAGCTCTTACAG GCTCTACAGAGGAGGATGTGGATCAAGGAAAGGACCGGGATATATTTGACATAAATGAAG AAGCAGGACTTGATCTGGTAGAGGGAGACTTGGTGATTGATGAA CTGGATGGCAAGAACACTATATTGGGTGAGCAGTATCGTTGGCCAACCACTGTGCCATACTACCTAGAGGACAGCCTAG aaatCAATGCTAAAGGAGTGGTACTGAAAGCATTCGAGCAGTACAGACTCAAGACTTGTATTGATTTCAAGCCCTGGAGTGGCGAACCAAACTACATTTCTGTGTACAAAGGTTCTGG GTGTTCCTCATCAGTGGGAAATCGACGAGTGGGAAAGCAAAGGTTATCCATTGGCAAAAACTGTGATCGGCTTGCAACAGTGGAGCATGAGTTCCTGCATGCTCTAGGTTTCTGGCATGAACAGTCTAGAGCTGACCGGGATGATTATGTCAGCATTATTTGGGACCAGATTGAAGCAG GTAAAGAGCACAACTTTAACACCTATGGTGACACAGTGTCCAGTGCTCTAGGCATTCCTTACGACTACATGTCAGTTATGCACTACAGTAAGACCTCCTTCAACAAGGCCAATGAACCCACAATCGTCACCAAGATCCCAGAGTTCATGGATGTTATAGGTCAGCGCATGGAGTTCAGCTCCAGTGACATGCTCAAGCTTAACAAGCTGTATAACTGCA CCAGATTCTCCACCTTCATGGATTCCTGTAGCTTTGAACAGCCCAATATCTGTGGTATGATCCAGGGAAACCATGCCAAGTGGGCGCGATTTAAAAGTGCAGAGGGTGGTCCAAACACTGACTACACCACCTTGGGCCAGTGTAATG GTGCaggttttttcatgcattttagcACTGCTACAAGAAACACTGGAGACAAGGCTTACCTGGAAAGCCGTCTGTTTTACCCTAAAAGAGGACACCAGTGCTTACAGTTCTACCTCTACAACAGTGGGGGAGCTGATGATCACCTGAACATATGGGTGCGCGAATATGATAATGAAAACAACCCTCAAGGAGAGCTGAGACACATTCAGACAATTACTG GTAACAATCTGAACTCCTGGAAGCTTCACCATGTGACTCTGGATGTGTCCCAAAAGTTTCGGGTAGTGTTCGAAGCAGTGAAGGGCCTGGAAGTGTCAAAGGGTGGTCTGTCACTGGATGATATCAATCTCTCAGAAACACAATGTCCTCAGTTTCAATGGCATATCCAGAACTTCACCGGCCTCCTCTCTACTACACCAGCTAATTCCAAGATCTACAGCCCCACTTTCTTGTCTCCTGATGGCTACTCTTTTCAGGTCAGCCTTTACGTAAATGGAAAGTCAAGTAGTCCTGACCAGATGGCCGTCTATTTCCACCTGACCTCTGGGCCTCATGACAGCAAGTTAAAATGGCCATGCCCATGGAGACAGGCTACTATTGCACTGATGGACCAGAATCCTAATATTCAACAACGCATGGATAACCAAAGGATGATTACAACTGACCCCAGCAAGACCTCCACAGACT CTCTGGGTAATGTAGAATATTTCTGGGATGACCCAAGAAAAGTAGGGAGTCTGGTGAAGAATCCAGATGGTACTTCTTATTACCGTGGGCCAGGCAGTGGTACCAGCTCCTTCATCACACACCATCGTCTGAAGAGTCGGGACTTCATCAAAGGGAATGATGCCATCTTCCTGCTCAGTCTAGAAG ATGTGACTGGACTTTTGGAAACTCAGCCCATACCCCAGTCTGTCACATGTGGTGCGGGTTGCCAGAAGGAGAGCTCTTCACCTGTAACCTCCACAGCTACAGTGATGGCTGGTGCTTTCATGGGAGCAGTCATGCTTTTAATGGTGGTTACTGGTGTGGTGTACAGTTTGAGAAAGCTCCAAAAGAGAAGAGAAGCAGACAGAGAGGCAGGGATGGTACCAGAGATAGTAAATGGCT aA
- the mcm3l gene encoding MCM3 minichromosome maintenance deficient 3 (S. cerevisiae), like — translation MDGGFEDLELREAQREYLDFLDDDQDQGVYHEKVRNMVTEGQCRLIININDLRRKNEKRAKELLKNAFGELVAFQRALKDLVASIDATYAKQFDEFHVGFEGSFGNKHVSPRTLSARFLGNLVCVEGIVTKCSLVRPKIMRSVHYCPATKKTLERKYTDLTSLDAFPSSAIYPTKDEENNPLETEFGLCCYKDHQTLTVQEMPEKAPAGQLPRSVDIIADDDLVDKVKPGDRVQLVGVYRCLPAKQGGFTSGTFRTILLTNNVKLMSKEIVPTFSADDVAKIKKFCKTHSKDVFEHLSRSLAPSIHGHEYIKKAILCLLLGGNETNLENGTRIRGDINILLIGDPSVAKSQLLRYVLFTAPRAIPTTGRGSSGVGLTAAVTTDQETGERRLEAGAMVLADRGVVCIDEFDKMSDMDRTAIHEVMEQGRVTIAKAGIQARLNARCSVLAAANPVYGRYDQYKTPMENIGLQDSLLSRFDLLFIVLDQMDSESDREISEHVLRMHRYRPPGEQEGAAMPLGSTLDVFATEDPNITEAAEQELQIYEKKDNVLHGHRKKKDKVVTMEFIRKYIHVAKLVKPVLTQEASDYIAEEYAKLRSHDQVNSELARTMPVTARALETMIRLATAHAKARMSKTIDLGDAETALELMQFAYFKKILEKTKKRKVPEDNGEAELDDTLSQETPSQRSVRKRSRVSKDDADSMMADEDSDPYDFTEDENTQPSQKSKPASQKSSQKKTADTGQDRMKVFKAALLKAFEVTRSQSVAIPELLTHINKGQSEEFDQKEVNALLDRMQDDNQVMVSEDVVFLI, via the exons ATGGATGGTGGGTTTGAGGACCTTGAACTACGAGAGGCACAGAGAGAATACCTAGATTTTCTTGATGATGAT CAAGACCAGGGTGTGTATCATGAGAAGGTCAGAAACATGGTGACTGAGGGTCAGTGTCGTCTGATCATTAACATTAATGACCTGCGGCGAAAAAATGAAAAACGAGCCAAAGA ACTTCTGAAAAATGCCTTCGGTGAACTGGTTGCCTTCCAGAGAGCGCTAAAGGACCTGGTGGCCTCAATTGATGCAACTTATGCCAAACAATTTGATGAGTTCCATGTGGGATTTGAGGGAAGCTTTGGGAATAAGCACGTGTCCCCTCGTACTCTTAGTGCTCGGTTTCTGGGCAACCTTGTATGTGTGGAGGGTATCGTGACCAAAT GTTCACTGGTCAGGCCAAAGATCATGCGTAGTGTTCATTACTGCCCGGCTActaagaaaacactggaaaggAAATACACCGATCTGACTTCCCTTGATGCATTTCCATCTAGTGCAATCTACCCCACCAAG GATGAAGAGAATAATCCACTGGAAACAGAGTTTGGATTGTGCTGCTACAAGGATCACCAAACGTTAACAGTCCAGGAGATGCCAGAGAAAGCTCCAGCTGGTCAGCTGCCTCGATCGGTCGACATCATTGCTGATGATGACCTTGTGGATAAGGTTAAGCCAGGAGACCGTGTGCAGTTAGTTGGTGTGTACCGCTGTTTACCTGCCAAACAAGGCGGGTTCACTTCAGGAACCTTCAG AACTATTCTGTTGACCAATAATGTGAAACTAATGAGCAAAGAAATCGTTCCGACTTTTTCTGCCGATGACGTTGCCAAGATTAAAAAATTCTGCAAAACTCACTCCAAA GACGTGTTTGAGCACCTAAGTCGGTCACTAGCTCCCAGCATCCATGGTCATGAGTACATTAAGAAGGCTATCCTGTGCCTGCTGCTGGGAGGCAATGAGACCAACCTGGAGAATGGCACTCGCATCAGAGGCGACATCAATATCCTGCTTATAG GTGATCCATCAGTGGCCAAATCTCAGTTGCTGAGGTATGTCCTGTTTACAGCCCCAAGGGCCATTCCCACCACCGGACGAGGCTCGTCTGGAGTGGGtctaactgctgcagttaccaCAGATCAGGAAACAG GTGAACGGCGATTAGAGGCAGGAGCCATGGTCCTTGCTGACAGAGGGGTTGTGTGTATTGATGAGTTCGACAAGATGTCAGACATGGATCGCACAGCCATTCACGAGGTGATGGAGCAGGGCAGAGTTACGATCGCTAAAGCTGGAATTCAGGCTAGGCTGAATGCACGCTGTAGTGTGTTGGCTGCTGCCAACCCAGTTTATGGAAGG TATGACCAGTATAAAACCCCTATGGAGAACATTGGGCTGCAGGATTCCCTTCTCTCCAGGTTCGACCTACTCTTCATCGTTCTAGATCAGATGGATTCGGAGAGTGACCGGGAGATTTCGGAGCATGTGTTGCGCATGCACAGATACCGACCCCCAGGGGAGCAGGAGGGAGCAG CAATGCCATTGGGAAGTACATTGGATGTGTTCGCCACAGAGGACCCAAACATCACCGAGGCAGCAGAACAGGAACTGCAGATCTATGAGAAAAAGGACAATGTCCTGCATGGCCACCGGAAGAAAAA GGACAAGGTGGTTACCATGGAGTTCATCAGAAAATACATTCATGTGGCTAAGCTGGTAAAACCGGTTCTGACTCAGGAAGCTTCAGACTACATAGCAGAGGAGTATGCCAAACTCAGAAGCCATGATCAGGTCAACAGTGAACTTGCACGG ACAATGCCCGTGACTGCCCGTGCCCTGGAGACCATGATCAGATTAGCCACAGCACATGCAAAAGCTCGTATGAGCAAAACCATCGACTTGGGAGATGCAGAGACTGCTCTGGAGCTTATGCAGTTTGCGTACTTCAAAAAG ATCCTAGAGAAAACCAAGAAGAGGAAAGTCCCAGAAGACAATGGCGAAGCGGAGCTTGATGATACACTGAGCCAGGAAACGCCAAGCCAAAGAAGTGTCAG AAAACGTTCTCGTGTCTCTAAAGATGATGCAGATTCAATGATGGCAGATGAAGACTCTGACCCTTATGACTTTACAGAAGATGAAAACA CTCAGCCTAGCCAGAAAAGCAAGCCAGCATCTCAGAAAAGCAGCCAGAAGAAGACGGCTGACACTGGTCAGGACAG AATGAAGGTTTTCAAAGCAGCCCTGCTGAAAGCATTCGAAGTGACGAGGTCTCAGTCTGTAGCCATTCCTGAACTTCTCACCCATATTAACAAAGGCCAATCTGAGGAGTTTGACCAGAAGGAGGTGAATGCACTGCTGGACCGTATGCAGGATGATAACCAGGTCATGGTGTCGGAGGATGTGGTGTTTCTTATCTAA